The Branchiostoma floridae strain S238N-H82 chromosome 10, Bfl_VNyyK, whole genome shotgun sequence genome has a segment encoding these proteins:
- the LOC118424801 gene encoding 14-3-3 protein zeta-like isoform X2, which yields MADKESLIQKAKLCEAEERWQDMALCMKEVVEMGEELTAEERNLLALAYNNMVGSRRAALRTIASAEQKAADGSEKQKVVTEMKEMCGEFVALLDKFLIPTCNHDEGKVFYQRFKADYLRYLAEISEGEEQENMVTKAKESYEKAHEMAAKLKAAHPIRLKVALNFASFHYEIRKNPQEAFQLALKAFEDSTADPGGINENSYKDSTLIMQQLRDNATLWNSETEDQG from the exons ATGGCTGACAAGGAATCTTTGATACAGAAGGCCAAG CTGTGTGAAGCTGAAGAGCGGTGGCAGGACATGGCGTTGTGCATGAAGGAAGTGGTGGAGATGGGCGAGGAGCTAACTGCTGAGGAGAGGAACCTGCTGGCCTTAGCCTACAACAACATGGTGGGGTCCCGGAGGGCCGCCTTGCGGACCATCGCGTCCGCCGAGCAGAAGGCGGCCGACGGCTCGGAAAAGCAAAAGGTGGTGACCGAGATGAAGGAGATGTGCGGCGAATTCGTGGCGCTGCTGGACAAGTTCCTCATCCCCACGTGCAATCATGATGAGGGCAAAGTCTTCTACCAGAGGTTCAAGGCAGACTACCTCCGGTACCTGGCGGAGATCAGCGAAGGCGAAGAGCAAGAAAACATGGTGACGAAGGCCAAGGAGTCCTACGAGAAAGCGCACGAAATGGCTGCCAAGCTGAAAGCAGCACACCCCATTCGACTGAAAGTGGCGCTAAACTTCGCATCGTTCCACTACGAGATCAGGAAGAATCCTCAAGAAGCGTTCCAGCTGGCGCTGAAGGCGTTTGAGGACTCGACAGCGGATCCGGGCGGCATAAATGAAAACTCGTACAAAGACAGCACCCTCATCATGCAGCAACTCCGAGACAACGCCACACTATGGAATAGCGAGACTGAAGATCAAGGATAG
- the LOC118424801 gene encoding 14-3-3 protein zeta-like isoform X1 — protein MADKESLIQKAKVRSVTMTLCEAEERWQDMALCMKEVVEMGEELTAEERNLLALAYNNMVGSRRAALRTIASAEQKAADGSEKQKVVTEMKEMCGEFVALLDKFLIPTCNHDEGKVFYQRFKADYLRYLAEISEGEEQENMVTKAKESYEKAHEMAAKLKAAHPIRLKVALNFASFHYEIRKNPQEAFQLALKAFEDSTADPGGINENSYKDSTLIMQQLRDNATLWNSETEDQG, from the exons ATGGCTGACAAGGAATCTTTGATACAGAAGGCCAAGGTACGTAGCGTTACAATGACG CTGTGTGAAGCTGAAGAGCGGTGGCAGGACATGGCGTTGTGCATGAAGGAAGTGGTGGAGATGGGCGAGGAGCTAACTGCTGAGGAGAGGAACCTGCTGGCCTTAGCCTACAACAACATGGTGGGGTCCCGGAGGGCCGCCTTGCGGACCATCGCGTCCGCCGAGCAGAAGGCGGCCGACGGCTCGGAAAAGCAAAAGGTGGTGACCGAGATGAAGGAGATGTGCGGCGAATTCGTGGCGCTGCTGGACAAGTTCCTCATCCCCACGTGCAATCATGATGAGGGCAAAGTCTTCTACCAGAGGTTCAAGGCAGACTACCTCCGGTACCTGGCGGAGATCAGCGAAGGCGAAGAGCAAGAAAACATGGTGACGAAGGCCAAGGAGTCCTACGAGAAAGCGCACGAAATGGCTGCCAAGCTGAAAGCAGCACACCCCATTCGACTGAAAGTGGCGCTAAACTTCGCATCGTTCCACTACGAGATCAGGAAGAATCCTCAAGAAGCGTTCCAGCTGGCGCTGAAGGCGTTTGAGGACTCGACAGCGGATCCGGGCGGCATAAATGAAAACTCGTACAAAGACAGCACCCTCATCATGCAGCAACTCCGAGACAACGCCACACTATGGAATAGCGAGACTGAAGATCAAGGATAG